Proteins co-encoded in one Stenotrophomonas maltophilia genomic window:
- a CDS encoding arsenate reductase ArsC: protein MNPLRVLFLCTGNSARSVLAEATLRAWAGHRFEVFSAGSQPTGQVNPFAIAQLQADGIATAGLHSKSWDVFAHAAPMDLVITVCDAAAAETCPVVFGDFLRTHWGLPDPAAVEGSDADKAQAFAQAHAIVKARLLALLALPAATWNDRGELKHALDRIGFVQPADPHA, encoded by the coding sequence GTGAACCCCCTACGCGTGCTGTTCCTGTGTACCGGCAATTCCGCCCGCAGCGTGCTCGCCGAAGCCACCCTGCGGGCGTGGGCCGGGCATCGCTTCGAGGTCTTCAGTGCCGGCAGCCAGCCGACCGGCCAGGTCAATCCGTTCGCCATCGCCCAGCTGCAGGCCGACGGCATCGCCACCGCCGGGCTGCACAGCAAATCCTGGGATGTGTTCGCCCATGCCGCACCGATGGACCTGGTGATCACCGTCTGCGACGCCGCTGCGGCGGAAACCTGCCCGGTGGTGTTCGGCGATTTCCTGCGCACGCACTGGGGCCTGCCGGATCCGGCCGCGGTCGAAGGCAGCGACGCCGACAAGGCCCAAGCATTTGCCCAGGCCCATGCCATCGTGAAGGCCCGGCTGCTCGCCTTGCTGGCCCTGCCGGCCGCTACCTGGAACGATCGCGGTGAACTGAAACACGCCCTGGACCGGATCGGTTTCGTGCAGCCCGCGGACCCGCACGCATGA
- the arsB gene encoding ACR3 family arsenite efflux transporter, giving the protein MGRFERHLTLWVALCIAAGTALGHFLPTAFAALARTEVANVNLPMAVLIWLMIIPMLLKVDFGAMRQVGQHWKGIGVTLFINWAVKPFSMALLGWLFLRHAFAGWLPPGQADSYIAGLILLAAAPCTAMVFVWSNLCRGDANFTLSQVALNDAIMVVAYAPVVALLLGLSAISVPWNTLILSVGLYIIAPVIAAAVLRRMLLARRGQDGLQAVLRALGPLSLAALLLTLLLLFGFQGRQIVQQPLVIALIAVPILIQVYFNAGLAYLLNRQLGVAHCVAGPSALIGASNFFELAVATAVGLFGVHSGAALATVVGVLIEVPVMLSVVRIVNASQRWYERRR; this is encoded by the coding sequence ATGGGGCGCTTCGAACGCCACCTCACCTTGTGGGTCGCATTGTGCATCGCGGCGGGCACCGCACTGGGCCATTTCCTGCCCACTGCATTTGCCGCGCTGGCGCGCACCGAAGTGGCCAACGTCAACCTGCCGATGGCGGTGCTGATCTGGCTGATGATCATCCCGATGCTGCTGAAGGTCGACTTCGGCGCGATGCGCCAGGTCGGCCAGCACTGGAAGGGCATCGGCGTGACGCTGTTCATCAACTGGGCAGTCAAGCCGTTCTCGATGGCGCTGCTGGGCTGGCTGTTCCTGCGCCATGCCTTCGCCGGCTGGCTACCGCCGGGGCAGGCCGACAGCTACATCGCCGGCCTGATCCTGCTGGCGGCAGCGCCGTGCACGGCGATGGTGTTCGTGTGGAGCAACCTGTGCCGCGGCGATGCCAACTTCACGCTGAGCCAGGTGGCGCTGAACGACGCGATCATGGTGGTGGCCTATGCGCCGGTGGTGGCGTTGCTGCTGGGCCTGTCGGCCATCAGCGTGCCGTGGAATACGCTGATCCTGTCGGTGGGCCTGTACATCATCGCGCCGGTGATCGCTGCCGCAGTGCTGCGCCGCATGCTGCTGGCGCGTCGTGGCCAGGACGGCCTGCAGGCCGTGCTGCGCGCGCTCGGCCCGCTGTCGCTGGCCGCGCTGCTGCTGACCCTGCTGCTGTTGTTCGGCTTCCAGGGCCGCCAGATCGTGCAGCAGCCGCTGGTCATCGCGCTGATCGCGGTGCCGATCCTGATCCAGGTGTACTTCAACGCAGGGCTGGCCTACCTGTTGAACCGGCAGCTGGGCGTTGCCCATTGCGTGGCCGGTCCGTCGGCGCTGATCGGCGCCAGCAACTTCTTCGAACTGGCCGTCGCGACCGCGGTGGGCCTGTTCGGCGTGCATTCCGGTGCAGCACTGGCGACGGTGGTCGGCGTGCTGATCGAGGTACCGGTGATGCTGTCGGTGGTCCGCATCGTCAATGCGTCGCAACGCTGGTACGAGCGCAGGCGATGA
- a CDS encoding LacI family DNA-binding transcriptional regulator has product MATIYDIAKHVGVSAGTVSRALSRPDKVLPATRTRIEQAAAALGYVPNTVARTLKTQRSGKILVTVPDIANPFFAQILQGAEDAAQALGYAVLLGDTQDQPDREERYAQMLRRNEADGMIVLGHRLPPTARAIVEQQGAAAPVVNGCEFDPALGLPSVHIDNAAAARAVMEHLYALGHERIAVVGGPPDNPLHQQRLEGVRAAARARGRLRQLNIVPGDFSVDSGHAAATALLAATPAPTAIFCFSDQMALGALAACRDLGIRVPDDLSIVGFDDLASSRYLTPPLTTIRQPMREIGERAVNLLLAIIERADVPLQQTLEFSLMVRGSTAAPRRG; this is encoded by the coding sequence ATGGCCACCATCTACGACATTGCAAAGCACGTCGGCGTCTCCGCCGGCACCGTGTCGCGCGCGCTTTCGCGGCCGGACAAGGTACTGCCGGCCACGCGCACCCGCATCGAGCAGGCCGCCGCCGCGCTGGGCTATGTGCCCAACACGGTCGCGCGGACGCTCAAGACCCAGCGCAGCGGCAAGATCCTGGTCACCGTGCCGGACATCGCCAACCCGTTCTTCGCGCAGATCCTGCAGGGTGCCGAAGACGCCGCGCAGGCGCTCGGCTACGCGGTATTGCTGGGCGATACCCAGGACCAACCCGACCGCGAGGAGCGCTACGCACAGATGCTCCGTCGCAACGAGGCCGACGGCATGATCGTGCTCGGGCATCGCCTGCCGCCCACCGCACGCGCCATCGTCGAGCAGCAGGGGGCCGCCGCACCGGTGGTCAATGGCTGCGAGTTCGACCCGGCGCTCGGGCTGCCCAGCGTCCACATCGACAATGCGGCCGCCGCACGCGCGGTGATGGAACACCTGTATGCGCTGGGCCACGAGCGGATCGCCGTGGTCGGCGGGCCGCCCGACAACCCGCTGCACCAGCAGCGCCTGGAAGGAGTGCGGGCTGCCGCCAGGGCGCGCGGGCGCCTGCGCCAGCTGAACATCGTGCCGGGCGATTTCTCGGTCGATTCCGGCCATGCCGCGGCGACGGCGCTGCTGGCCGCCACGCCCGCACCGACGGCGATCTTCTGCTTCAGCGACCAGATGGCGCTGGGGGCCCTGGCGGCCTGCCGCGATCTGGGCATCCGCGTACCCGATGACCTGTCCATCGTCGGCTTCGATGATCTGGCTTCGTCGCGTTACCTCACGCCGCCGCTGACCACCATCCGGCAACCGATGCGGGAAATCGGCGAGCGCGCGGTCAACCTGCTGCTGGCCATCATCGAGCGTGCCGATGTGCCGCTTCAGCAGACGCTGGAGTTCAGCCTGATGGTGCGGGGCTCGACGGCCGCGCCACGGCGCGGGTGA
- a CDS encoding sugar phosphate isomerase/epimerase family protein, which produces MKTLKGPALFLAQFIGDTAPFDRLDTLAGWAAGLGYSGVQVPTNAPHLFDLAEAARSQTYCDDIAGMLAGHGLQITELSTHLQGQLVAVHPAYDSLFDGFAPADKRGDPEARQAWAVEQLLLAAQASRNLGLSAHATFSGALAWPYFYPWPQRPHGLVEEAFAELGRRWRPILDAFDACGVDLCFEIHPGEDLHDGATFERFLEVVDQHPRAKILYDPSHLLLQQLDYLGFIDRYHDRIGIFHVKDAEYRPSARSGVYGGYQDWIDRPGRFRSLGDGQIDFKAIFSKFAQYDFPGWAVLEWECCLKHPEDGAREGVAFIRDHIIRVTERAFDDFADSGTDTASLHRMLGI; this is translated from the coding sequence TTGAAGACGCTCAAGGGTCCCGCGCTGTTCCTGGCGCAGTTCATCGGCGACACAGCTCCTTTTGATCGACTGGACACGCTGGCCGGCTGGGCCGCGGGCCTGGGCTATTCTGGCGTACAAGTCCCCACCAACGCGCCCCACCTGTTCGATCTGGCCGAGGCCGCGCGCAGCCAGACCTACTGCGATGACATCGCCGGCATGCTGGCCGGGCACGGGCTGCAGATCACCGAGCTGTCCACCCACCTGCAAGGGCAGCTGGTGGCCGTCCACCCCGCCTACGACAGCCTGTTCGACGGCTTTGCGCCGGCGGACAAGCGCGGCGATCCGGAGGCGCGGCAGGCCTGGGCGGTAGAGCAGCTGCTGCTGGCGGCCCAGGCCAGCCGGAACCTCGGGCTGAGCGCGCATGCCACCTTCTCCGGCGCGTTGGCCTGGCCCTACTTCTACCCCTGGCCGCAGCGCCCCCACGGCCTGGTGGAAGAAGCCTTCGCCGAACTCGGCCGCCGCTGGCGGCCCATCCTCGATGCGTTCGATGCCTGCGGCGTCGATCTGTGTTTCGAAATCCACCCGGGCGAAGACCTGCACGACGGCGCAACCTTCGAGCGTTTCCTCGAGGTGGTCGACCAGCATCCACGCGCGAAGATCCTGTACGACCCCAGCCATCTGCTGCTGCAGCAGCTGGACTACCTCGGCTTCATCGATCGTTATCACGACCGCATCGGCATCTTCCACGTCAAGGATGCCGAGTACCGCCCCAGCGCGCGCAGCGGCGTGTATGGCGGCTACCAGGACTGGATCGATCGCCCGGGGCGGTTCCGCTCGCTGGGCGATGGCCAGATCGACTTCAAGGCGATCTTCTCGAAGTTCGCGCAGTACGACTTCCCGGGCTGGGCCGTGCTCGAATGGGAGTGCTGCCTGAAGCACCCGGAAGACGGCGCACGCGAGGGCGTGGCCTTCATCCGCGACCACATTATCCGTGTGACCGAACGCGCTTTCGACGACTTCGCCGACAGCGGCACCGACACCGCTTCTCTGCACCGCATGCTGGGAATCTGA
- a CDS encoding nucleoside permease, translating into MTHAMSRLGAMMFLQFFIWGAWFVTLGTYLVQGPLQASASQVATAFLSQSIGAIVAPFLVGLIADRYFAAQRILAVLHLAGAVLLWLASTASSFSTFSACVMGYMLLFMPTLALANSVAMRHMQSPEKQFPLVRVAGSIGWIVAGVLIGWLGWEQAHRLELTFQMAAVASLVLGLYAFTLPHTPPLARQRDAGLGQILGLDSLRLLKSRSYLVFFLASIAICIPLAFYYNFTNPYLNDLGVRGAAGLQSLGQVSEVLLMLAMPFLFVRLGVKTMLAVGMAAWVLRYALFAFGDAGSGFSLLVIGIVLHGICYDFFFVTGQIYTDAHAGPDARSSAQGFITLATYGVGMLIGTFLSGAVVEHFTTAAGPDWQQIWLFPAAVALVVLIAFLLLFRDRPVAAAAPSPP; encoded by the coding sequence ATGACGCACGCCATGTCGCGCTTGGGCGCGATGATGTTCCTGCAGTTCTTCATCTGGGGCGCCTGGTTCGTGACCCTGGGCACCTACCTGGTGCAGGGCCCGCTGCAGGCCAGCGCGAGCCAGGTGGCCACCGCCTTCCTCAGCCAGTCGATCGGTGCGATCGTCGCGCCGTTCCTGGTCGGGCTGATCGCAGACCGCTACTTCGCCGCGCAGCGCATCCTGGCGGTGCTGCACCTGGCCGGCGCGGTGCTGCTCTGGCTGGCCTCCACCGCGAGCAGCTTCAGCACGTTCTCCGCCTGCGTGATGGGCTACATGCTGCTGTTCATGCCGACACTGGCGCTGGCCAACAGCGTGGCGATGCGCCACATGCAGTCGCCGGAAAAGCAGTTCCCGCTGGTGCGCGTGGCCGGCAGCATCGGCTGGATCGTGGCCGGTGTGCTGATCGGCTGGCTGGGTTGGGAACAGGCACACCGGCTCGAACTCACCTTCCAGATGGCGGCCGTGGCATCGCTGGTGCTGGGGCTCTACGCGTTCACCCTGCCGCACACGCCGCCGCTGGCCCGGCAGCGCGACGCGGGGCTGGGGCAGATCCTGGGGCTGGATTCGCTGCGGCTGCTGAAGTCGCGCTCGTACCTGGTGTTCTTCCTGGCCTCCATCGCCATCTGCATCCCGCTGGCGTTCTACTACAACTTCACCAACCCCTACCTCAATGACCTCGGCGTACGTGGCGCTGCCGGCCTGCAATCGCTGGGCCAGGTGTCCGAAGTGCTGTTGATGCTCGCCATGCCGTTCCTGTTCGTGCGGCTGGGGGTGAAAACGATGCTGGCCGTTGGCATGGCCGCGTGGGTGCTGCGCTATGCCCTGTTCGCCTTCGGCGATGCCGGCAGCGGCTTCTCGCTGCTGGTGATCGGCATCGTGCTGCACGGCATCTGCTACGACTTCTTCTTCGTTACCGGCCAGATCTATACCGATGCACATGCCGGCCCCGACGCGCGCAGCAGTGCACAGGGCTTCATCACCCTGGCCACCTATGGCGTGGGCATGCTGATCGGCACCTTCCTGTCCGGCGCGGTGGTGGAGCACTTCACCACCGCAGCAGGGCCGGACTGGCAGCAGATCTGGCTGTTCCCGGCCGCTGTTGCACTGGTCGTGCTGATCGCGTTCCTGCTGCTGTTCCGCGACCGGCCGGTCGCTGCTGCCGCCCCCTCCCCTCCCTGA
- a CDS encoding Gfo/Idh/MocA family protein has protein sequence MPTPGIAIIGTGMIGAVHRRAALLAGARICGVAGSSLDRAREVAHSWNVARAYRDIEEVIADPQVQVVHICTPNHLHRPMAQAVLEAGKHVICEKPLATTLADAQALAALAASRGLVATIPFVYRYHPVVREARARIAQGELGPLHLIHGSYLQDWLLDPASNNWRVDPALGGASRVFADIGSHWCDLVEWVSSERFTEVSAAFDTVISERGAGTAQSFSAPAAGGTLQTVASEDVAMALFRTGAGTLASLTTSQVSAGRHNRLWFEIDGARASVAFNQEDAERLWIGRPDQREEIFVRGPSAGSADQRRLSVLPAGHAQGYSACFDAFVADTYRAIDGERAEGLPTFDDGVRSARIVDRVIASARTRAWTTID, from the coding sequence ATGCCAACACCTGGAATCGCCATCATCGGAACCGGCATGATCGGCGCCGTGCACCGCCGTGCGGCGCTGCTGGCCGGTGCCCGGATCTGCGGTGTTGCCGGCTCTTCACTGGACCGTGCACGCGAGGTTGCGCATTCGTGGAATGTCGCGCGCGCCTATCGGGATATCGAAGAGGTCATCGCCGATCCACAGGTGCAGGTCGTGCACATCTGCACGCCCAACCACCTGCACCGGCCGATGGCACAAGCCGTGCTGGAAGCGGGCAAGCACGTGATCTGCGAGAAGCCGCTGGCCACCACCCTGGCCGATGCGCAGGCGCTGGCGGCGCTGGCCGCCTCGCGCGGCCTTGTCGCCACGATTCCCTTCGTCTACCGCTACCATCCTGTGGTGCGCGAGGCGCGCGCGCGCATTGCACAGGGCGAACTGGGACCGTTGCACCTGATCCACGGCAGCTACCTGCAGGACTGGCTGCTGGACCCGGCCAGCAACAACTGGCGCGTGGACCCGGCACTGGGGGGTGCCTCCCGCGTGTTCGCCGACATCGGCTCGCACTGGTGCGATCTGGTGGAATGGGTCAGCAGCGAACGCTTCACCGAGGTCAGCGCGGCGTTCGACACCGTGATCAGCGAGCGCGGCGCCGGCACCGCGCAGAGCTTCAGCGCCCCGGCCGCCGGCGGCACGCTGCAGACGGTGGCCAGCGAAGATGTGGCGATGGCCCTGTTCAGGACCGGCGCCGGCACGCTGGCATCGTTGACGACCAGCCAGGTCTCGGCCGGGCGGCACAATCGGCTCTGGTTCGAGATCGATGGTGCCCGCGCCAGCGTGGCCTTCAACCAGGAAGATGCAGAGCGGTTGTGGATCGGCCGGCCCGACCAGCGCGAGGAAATCTTCGTGCGCGGCCCGAGCGCGGGAAGTGCCGATCAGCGGCGGTTGTCGGTGCTGCCGGCCGGGCACGCACAGGGCTACAGCGCATGCTTCGATGCATTTGTCGCCGACACCTATCGCGCCATCGACGGCGAACGCGCCGAGGGCCTGCCGACCTTCGACGACGGCGTGCGCTCAGCGCGGATCGTTGATCGCGTCATCGCATCGGCCAGGACGCGCGCCTGGACCACCATCGACTGA
- a CDS encoding sugar phosphate isomerase/epimerase family protein, producing the protein MKAPVRRTAALALLLMAALPAFAGQAVAAQKPIAVQMYSLRNAGSLDQQLKIVHDAGVHAVETVGTQGVSASELKQLLDRYSIRAISSHVALAELRRDLDGVVAFNRSIGNTTLVVPYLDAKDRPTDAAGWTALGQELGRLARQMRAKGMRLAYHNHDFELAEVNGTTGLERLFAAAGPDLQTELDLAWVARAGHDPAVMLGKFRGRLFAVHAKDNAPKGQAEDEGGFAAVGQGVLDWNAILPAASAAGVQWYILEHDQPRDPAKVIQTGADYLREHLTVSPPAGAQR; encoded by the coding sequence ATGAAAGCCCCTGTCCGCCGAACCGCAGCGCTCGCACTTCTGCTGATGGCTGCCCTGCCCGCCTTTGCAGGGCAAGCCGTCGCCGCGCAGAAGCCCATTGCGGTGCAGATGTACTCGCTGCGCAATGCCGGATCGCTCGACCAGCAGTTGAAGATCGTCCACGACGCCGGCGTACATGCAGTGGAAACAGTCGGCACGCAGGGCGTCAGCGCCAGCGAACTCAAGCAGCTGCTGGACCGGTATTCAATCAGGGCCATCTCGTCGCACGTGGCGCTGGCCGAACTGCGCCGGGACCTGGACGGCGTGGTGGCCTTCAACCGCTCGATCGGCAACACCACCCTCGTGGTGCCTTACCTGGATGCGAAGGACCGGCCGACCGATGCGGCGGGCTGGACCGCACTGGGCCAGGAGCTGGGCCGCCTCGCCAGACAGATGCGCGCCAAGGGCATGCGCCTGGCCTACCACAACCACGACTTCGAACTGGCCGAGGTCAACGGAACGACCGGCCTGGAACGGCTGTTTGCCGCCGCCGGACCCGACCTGCAGACCGAGCTGGACCTGGCCTGGGTGGCACGCGCCGGCCACGACCCGGCCGTGATGCTGGGCAAGTTCCGCGGCCGCCTGTTCGCGGTGCACGCCAAGGACAATGCGCCCAAGGGCCAGGCCGAGGACGAAGGTGGATTCGCCGCCGTCGGCCAGGGCGTCCTGGACTGGAACGCGATCCTGCCGGCCGCATCCGCCGCCGGCGTGCAGTGGTACATCCTCGAGCACGACCAGCCGCGCGATCCGGCCAAGGTGATCCAGACCGGCGCGGACTACCTGCGTGAACACCTGACTGTCAGCCCGCCAGCCGGCGCACAGCGCTAG
- a CDS encoding c-type cytochrome, giving the protein MKTILKLAVMLCGATLATTGWSKDDPAAGAKLYSANCTACHGADRAGMPGAFPALTDIGKRLDGAQIKDKIRKGGGLMPPFPQLSQQEIDDITSYLAK; this is encoded by the coding sequence TTGAAGACGATACTGAAACTGGCGGTGATGCTGTGCGGCGCAACGCTTGCGACCACCGGGTGGAGCAAGGACGATCCGGCTGCCGGCGCCAAGCTCTACAGCGCGAACTGCACCGCCTGTCATGGTGCGGATCGCGCCGGCATGCCGGGGGCGTTCCCCGCGCTCACCGATATCGGCAAGCGCCTGGATGGCGCGCAGATCAAGGACAAGATCCGGAAAGGCGGCGGACTGATGCCGCCGTTTCCACAGCTGTCGCAGCAGGAGATCGACGACATCACCAGTTACCTGGCGAAGTAG
- a CDS encoding 3-keto-disaccharide hydrolase — translation MGDQLMERTMRIKPLWIAAGVFAAAPAFAQAAADPARDPKKTEVWSPVPAIVATPAGAAPSDAIVLFDGKDLSRWESEQGGRVPWTVADGAMTVVPGSKGIRTRQGFCDVQLHVEWRTPVETQGFDGQNRGNSGIFLQGLYELQVLDSYNNPTYANGQAGSIYKQALPLVNASRAPGQWQAYDIIWKAPRFSPGGGLVSPARITVLHNGVLVQDDTVLAGKTEYIGAPSYSPHACAPLYLQEHDSKVSYRNIWVREL, via the coding sequence ATGGGGGACCAGCTGATGGAACGCACCATGAGGATCAAGCCTCTATGGATCGCCGCTGGGGTGTTCGCCGCTGCACCTGCGTTCGCGCAGGCCGCTGCCGATCCTGCGCGTGATCCGAAGAAGACCGAAGTGTGGTCACCCGTGCCGGCGATCGTGGCCACGCCGGCGGGCGCCGCGCCTTCCGACGCGATCGTGCTGTTCGATGGCAAGGATCTTTCGCGCTGGGAGTCCGAGCAGGGCGGGCGGGTGCCCTGGACCGTCGCCGACGGCGCGATGACCGTGGTGCCGGGCAGCAAGGGCATCCGCACCCGGCAGGGCTTCTGCGATGTGCAGCTGCATGTCGAGTGGCGCACGCCGGTCGAAACCCAGGGCTTCGATGGCCAGAACCGCGGCAACAGCGGCATCTTCCTGCAGGGACTGTACGAGCTGCAGGTGCTCGACAGCTACAACAACCCGACCTACGCCAACGGCCAGGCCGGCTCGATCTACAAGCAGGCCCTGCCGTTGGTGAATGCCTCACGGGCGCCGGGGCAGTGGCAGGCCTACGACATCATCTGGAAGGCCCCGCGCTTCTCGCCGGGCGGCGGGCTCGTCTCGCCCGCGCGCATCACCGTGCTGCACAACGGCGTGCTGGTGCAGGACGACACCGTGCTGGCGGGCAAGACCGAGTACATCGGCGCACCGTCGTACTCGCCCCATGCCTGCGCGCCGCTCTATCTGCAGGAGCACGATTCGAAGGTCAGCTACCGCAACATCTGGGTGCGCGAGCTGTAA
- a CDS encoding gluconate 2-dehydrogenase subunit 3 family protein, with the protein MDRRELLKMIVAATGAAMVGLPALVHGQGAAAPTQVHFSDADVGMLDEIAETILPRTRTPGAKDAGAGAFMATFVSDCYTARQQATFRAGLADIDKRAGGRFVSLTSEARTELLRVLDAEAGARPAEVTETGTAEEGEAMPHYFTMIKQLAIFGFFTSKVGATGVLQYVAVPGRYDGDLAYVPGTPAWGTS; encoded by the coding sequence ATGGATCGGCGCGAACTGCTGAAGATGATCGTGGCCGCCACCGGAGCGGCGATGGTGGGCTTGCCAGCGCTGGTGCACGGGCAGGGGGCGGCTGCACCCACACAGGTCCATTTTTCCGACGCCGATGTCGGCATGCTCGATGAGATCGCCGAGACCATCCTGCCGCGGACCCGGACGCCAGGGGCGAAGGACGCCGGCGCCGGCGCATTCATGGCGACGTTCGTCAGCGACTGCTACACCGCCCGGCAGCAGGCCACGTTCCGCGCCGGGCTGGCTGACATCGACAAACGCGCCGGCGGCCGCTTCGTCTCACTCACATCGGAGGCCCGCACCGAACTGCTGCGTGTTCTGGACGCGGAGGCCGGGGCGCGCCCTGCCGAGGTGACCGAGACCGGCACCGCCGAGGAGGGCGAAGCAATGCCGCATTACTTCACGATGATCAAGCAGTTGGCCATCTTCGGCTTCTTCACCTCCAAGGTCGGTGCGACCGGGGTGCTGCAGTACGTTGCCGTGCCAGGGCGCTACGACGGCGATCTGGCCTATGTTCCCGGTACCCCTGCATGGGGGACCAGCTGA
- a CDS encoding GMC oxidoreductase — MADNHYDAIVVGSGISGGWAAKELTEKGLKVLMLERGRNIEHVKDYVNAMKEAWDFPHRNRPTQAMKADFPVLMRDYGLAENLEGMWANEQESPYIETKRFDWFRGYHVGGRSLMWGRQSYRFSDLDFEANLKDGIATDWPIRYADIAPWYDHVEKFAGIAGTREGLDVLPDGEFLPPIPLNIVEKDVAARIKKAFGGTRHLIHSRTANITQPMPEQGRVNCQYRNKCILGCPFGAYFSTQAATLPAAMKTGNLTLRPFSIVKEVLYDKDRKRARGVEVIDAETGQTYQYTAKVIFLNASSFNSTWLLMNSATDVWDGGLGSSSGELGHNVMDHHFGAGASGRVEGYEDKYYFGRRPCGFYIPRFRNIAAEKRGYLRGFGYQGGASRTGWSREIAELNIGADLKEALTVPGDWRIGMTGFGEMLPHHDNTIRLDRERKDKWGLPVLAMDVAMRANELAMRKDMAADAAEMLEAAGVKDVKMHDNDYAPGKGIHEMGTARMGRDRKSSVLNAHNQVWDAPNVYVTDGACMTSSACVNPSLTYMALTARAADHAVRELKAGNL, encoded by the coding sequence ATGGCAGATAATCACTACGACGCCATCGTTGTTGGCTCGGGAATCAGTGGCGGTTGGGCGGCAAAGGAACTGACCGAAAAGGGCCTGAAGGTCCTGATGCTCGAACGCGGGCGCAACATCGAGCACGTCAAGGACTACGTCAATGCGATGAAGGAGGCATGGGATTTCCCCCATCGCAACCGGCCAACGCAGGCGATGAAGGCCGACTTCCCGGTGCTGATGCGCGACTACGGCCTGGCCGAGAACCTGGAAGGGATGTGGGCCAACGAGCAGGAATCGCCCTATATCGAGACCAAGCGGTTCGACTGGTTCCGCGGCTACCACGTCGGCGGCCGCTCGCTGATGTGGGGCCGCCAGAGCTATCGATTCTCCGACCTGGATTTCGAAGCGAACCTCAAGGACGGCATCGCCACCGACTGGCCGATCCGCTATGCCGACATCGCGCCCTGGTATGACCATGTGGAGAAATTCGCCGGTATCGCCGGCACACGCGAAGGTCTGGATGTGCTGCCGGACGGTGAGTTCCTGCCGCCGATTCCGTTGAACATCGTCGAGAAGGATGTGGCTGCGCGGATCAAGAAGGCGTTTGGCGGAACGCGGCACCTGATCCACTCGCGCACCGCCAACATCACCCAGCCGATGCCCGAGCAGGGCCGCGTCAACTGCCAGTACCGCAACAAGTGCATCCTGGGCTGCCCGTTCGGTGCCTACTTCTCGACGCAGGCGGCGACGCTGCCGGCGGCGATGAAGACCGGCAACCTGACACTGCGGCCGTTCTCGATCGTCAAGGAAGTGCTCTACGACAAGGACCGCAAGCGCGCGCGCGGCGTGGAGGTCATCGACGCCGAAACCGGGCAGACCTACCAGTACACCGCCAAGGTCATTTTCCTCAATGCGTCGTCGTTCAACTCGACCTGGCTGCTGATGAACTCGGCCACCGATGTATGGGACGGCGGGCTGGGCTCCTCCTCGGGCGAACTGGGACACAACGTGATGGACCATCACTTCGGTGCCGGCGCCTCAGGCCGCGTCGAGGGCTACGAGGACAAGTACTACTTCGGGCGTCGCCCCTGTGGTTTCTACATTCCCCGCTTCCGCAACATCGCCGCGGAAAAGCGCGGCTACCTGCGTGGGTTCGGCTACCAGGGCGGTGCCAGCCGCACCGGCTGGTCGCGCGAGATCGCCGAACTGAACATCGGTGCCGACCTGAAGGAGGCGCTGACCGTGCCCGGTGACTGGCGCATCGGCATGACCGGTTTCGGCGAGATGCTGCCGCACCACGACAACACCATCCGCCTGGACCGTGAGCGCAAGGATAAGTGGGGGCTGCCGGTGCTGGCGATGGACGTTGCCATGCGCGCCAACGAGCTGGCCATGCGCAAGGACATGGCTGCCGATGCCGCCGAGATGCTGGAGGCGGCCGGGGTCAAGGACGTGAAGATGCACGACAACGACTACGCGCCGGGCAAGGGCATCCACGAAATGGGAACCGCACGCATGGGCCGTGACCGGAAGAGCTCGGTACTGAACGCGCACAACCAGGTCTGGGACGCGCCCAACGTCTACGTGACCGACGGTGCCTGCATGACCTCCAGCGCCTGCGTGAACCCCTCACTGACCTACATGGCCTTGACCGCGCGCGCCGCCGACCACGCCGTGCGCGAACTGAAAGCGGGGAACCTGTGA